From one Micromonospora siamensis genomic stretch:
- a CDS encoding ricin-type beta-trefoil lectin domain protein yields MDRGRSVWGSRSRIPHLSNSRGGRALAVGLSVVLVATMADQVVAQPAVAAPPVEAAPAGPQVLERPDEAAALTTARLTKKKVRITGMTSETSEFWALPDGRVEAEVHSGPVRLRDGKSGGWKPVDFSLVPQADGSWAGRAHPAGLRVSGAAGAGEHDLVSVQADGGTVSLGWSGRLPAPTVEGTRATYAEVRPGVDLVIESTRTGFEQFLVVKNRAAVAQVRSLSLPLRGKGLTVADDKRGGFEIRNKAGAAIGVSPQPQMWDAKVDPQSGEHVRRAHVGKKMAAAKAGRVAMTLTPDQAWLTDPKTVFPVTIDPAVTLKPNYDAFVQSDYTSDQSAATELKLGTYDGGTTKARSFLSFRNLGWLTGKQVQAATLYLWNHHSWSCTARQWEAWRVDYVDTTARWTAQPTWRERTGYTSTTKGYSSSCADGWVNVSVTGVFGVTATNGWTTANVGLRAASETDSLGWKRFNSMEGSYDPYVTLTYQSPPTVNARATVPSTACATGTSTPYLNTKTPQLRAQINDAEGSQVKAEFEWTTGGGTRIGGAIVGPGASGSWLATSVPAGAFAEGSTYSWHVRGNDGLVNSAWSSYCAFIIDTTAPSATPTVSSTAYPAGQWAGAANTAGSFTFGASGVTDVASYEYGLNTNPPNQTVNAATLGGAATVSITPTADGPQTLYVRSKDRAGNTSAIKTYTFNVGSGAVTAPKEGDITAAKTAITGIGQAAATGVTYQWRRGDADAWINIPAGHVTLAAGGGAVTWPLATSGGGNFPKLNWDVEATLKAADAQSIPRDGPLQLRGTFTGGTGGTSSAVKITFDRTQASAESQEIGPGSVNLITGNYTLSDTDVSVDSFGSDLTVTRSYNTRRATETDSANIFGPGWVSGAVVDEAGAPYTSLTVYGSLVQVGLPEGDTIGFAKRTATVFDPELGMEDLKLSYDGTADRYTLTDLDGNTTLFTRVTGSAAGKYAPTSVTVPGSNQTTTLSWETATVDGKEVVRPTRMLAPVPDGVNCATLTRGCRALTITYATATTATGTSESALGDYLGRVKEISFTAWDPDLATPAMRTVPMARYAYDNTGRLRATWDPRLDWTDASGLHHLSDRYTYDTTGLLKTVTPNSQPPWYLTYSVLPGDPGAGRVVSVSRGLSVTGPSGAGPMVSSVIPWTGRLCLDLASSNTTDGNKVQVYRCNGSNAQNWELRSDGTVRALGKCLNVDASGTTPGTPVNIWTCDGSARQQWALGANGSLVNPNSGACLDDPDFATADGTQVQIATCNGSIAQVWSGTVSTVVYKVPTAGTGAPYDLSGAQTTRWYQNEQPTDATAVFPPTQIPGGRPDNGTLPPSWERATVTYLDANARAVNTAQPGGHISATWYDQFGNVVRTLTAGNRARALNASATDDAATETALARALSTLNSYSADGQRLLQTQEPEHDVMLADGTTVRGRKFTSRTYDQGAPTTGAPYHLVTTEDVGVKWYPNGVETNSDIRTTTTAYDWTLRQPTAVTVDPAGLAQTTRTTYDPITGLVTSTTAPAGGTTTNTPATRQTIYYRATSGSGYAECDLKPEWANLVCRVQSGGQAASGPELPATVTTYDMFNQSRVVTEKTSAGTLRTTTTTYDGAGRAYETAVSAPGLGTAVPVTRNVYDQATGQLLRTQSVVSGSVTAQVVRAYDALGRTTSYTDADGNVSTTTYDLMGRTKTSHDGKAQRTYTYDGGTERRGLLTSVDDTEAGSFSGSYDADGGLVSESWPNGVQVSTETDETGTQVGLTYVKPGCAATDCTLYTESVTESVHGQWRDHSSTLSGQRYTYDAVGRLTSLADEIGGQCATRSYGFSVSSNRNSATEYGPASDGGCQTTTAASSRTWTYDTADRVNTAGYVYDALGRTTTVPAVDTGNPAGGNVTATYHVTDLVDTVTQNGRTTDYTLDVTGERIRSWTDNASGTAVQAVNHYDGDDDSPCWTQEDTDTFTRPLSGLTGMAGIFDGGSGEVAWHLTNLHGDLVAELDNTGEGLARTTEASEYGTPRNEGDIGTERYGWLGAKQRAADVPSGIILMGVRLYNPTTGRFLQEDPVYGGSANAYEYCAGDPVNCFDLDGKRAECGCSSDSGWRGPVKRFFRRVIDRGKELNRRFFNWQLNTIFRGISYGVRAYRAARGFIRNTRIRCLRFPNVGGFGCDLRYKGTRKFGIHYHKVHGRWRPHYHRRPGIGKHRPWEGGW; encoded by the coding sequence GTGGACAGAGGCAGATCGGTGTGGGGTTCGCGGTCGCGGATCCCACACCTGTCCAACAGTCGGGGAGGCCGGGCGCTCGCCGTCGGCCTGTCCGTGGTGCTGGTGGCGACGATGGCCGACCAGGTCGTCGCGCAGCCGGCCGTCGCCGCGCCACCGGTGGAGGCGGCCCCCGCGGGGCCGCAGGTGCTGGAGCGGCCGGACGAGGCGGCGGCGCTGACGACCGCGCGGTTGACCAAGAAGAAGGTACGCATCACCGGGATGACGTCGGAGACGTCGGAGTTCTGGGCGTTGCCGGACGGTCGGGTGGAGGCGGAGGTTCACTCCGGCCCGGTCCGGTTGCGGGACGGGAAGTCCGGTGGCTGGAAGCCGGTGGACTTCTCCCTGGTGCCGCAGGCCGACGGCTCGTGGGCGGGCCGGGCCCATCCGGCCGGGCTGCGGGTCTCCGGTGCCGCCGGTGCCGGCGAGCACGACCTGGTGAGCGTGCAGGCCGACGGCGGCACGGTGTCGCTGGGTTGGTCCGGACGACTGCCGGCCCCGACGGTCGAGGGCACCAGAGCCACCTATGCCGAGGTGCGCCCCGGCGTGGACCTGGTGATCGAGTCGACCCGTACCGGCTTCGAACAGTTCCTGGTGGTGAAGAACCGGGCGGCCGTCGCGCAGGTGCGGAGCCTGTCGCTGCCGCTGCGCGGCAAGGGGCTCACCGTCGCCGACGACAAGCGCGGCGGTTTCGAGATCCGCAACAAGGCCGGTGCGGCGATCGGCGTGTCGCCGCAGCCGCAGATGTGGGACGCGAAGGTCGACCCGCAGTCGGGCGAGCACGTGCGCAGGGCCCACGTCGGCAAGAAGATGGCGGCGGCCAAGGCGGGCCGGGTGGCGATGACGCTGACGCCGGACCAGGCGTGGCTGACCGACCCGAAGACCGTCTTCCCGGTCACCATCGACCCGGCGGTCACCCTCAAGCCGAACTACGACGCGTTCGTCCAGTCGGACTACACCTCCGACCAGTCGGCGGCCACCGAACTGAAGCTCGGCACGTACGACGGCGGGACCACGAAGGCCCGGTCGTTCCTGAGCTTCCGGAACCTGGGCTGGTTGACCGGCAAGCAGGTGCAGGCGGCGACGCTGTACCTGTGGAACCACCACTCGTGGTCGTGCACCGCCCGGCAGTGGGAGGCCTGGCGGGTCGACTACGTCGACACCACCGCTCGCTGGACGGCGCAGCCGACCTGGCGGGAGCGGACCGGCTACACCTCGACGACCAAGGGCTACAGCTCGTCCTGCGCCGACGGCTGGGTGAACGTGTCGGTGACCGGGGTGTTCGGGGTGACCGCCACCAACGGGTGGACCACCGCCAATGTCGGCCTGCGGGCCGCCTCGGAGACCGACAGCCTGGGCTGGAAGCGGTTCAACTCGATGGAGGGCAGCTACGACCCGTACGTCACCCTGACGTACCAGTCGCCGCCCACGGTGAACGCCCGGGCGACCGTGCCGTCCACCGCCTGCGCGACCGGGACCAGCACGCCGTACCTGAACACGAAGACCCCGCAGCTGCGGGCGCAGATCAACGACGCCGAGGGCTCCCAGGTCAAGGCCGAGTTCGAGTGGACCACCGGTGGTGGAACCCGGATCGGGGGTGCCATCGTCGGTCCCGGGGCCTCCGGTTCGTGGCTGGCGACCTCCGTGCCGGCCGGGGCCTTCGCCGAGGGCAGCACCTACTCCTGGCACGTCCGGGGCAACGACGGCCTGGTCAACAGCGCGTGGAGCAGCTACTGCGCCTTCATCATCGACACCACCGCCCCCTCGGCGACGCCGACCGTCTCGTCCACGGCCTACCCCGCCGGTCAGTGGGCGGGCGCGGCGAACACCGCGGGCAGCTTCACCTTCGGCGCCTCCGGGGTCACCGACGTCGCCTCCTACGAGTACGGGTTGAACACCAACCCGCCGAACCAGACCGTCAACGCGGCCACCCTGGGCGGCGCGGCCACCGTGTCGATCACGCCGACGGCGGACGGGCCGCAGACCCTCTATGTCCGGTCCAAGGACCGCGCCGGCAACACCTCGGCCATCAAGACGTACACCTTCAACGTCGGCTCCGGGGCGGTGACCGCGCCCAAGGAGGGTGACATCACCGCGGCGAAGACCGCCATCACCGGCATCGGCCAGGCGGCCGCGACCGGGGTGACCTACCAGTGGCGGCGTGGCGACGCCGACGCCTGGATCAACATCCCGGCCGGGCACGTCACCCTGGCGGCCGGCGGTGGCGCGGTCACCTGGCCGCTGGCCACCAGCGGCGGGGGCAACTTCCCGAAGCTGAACTGGGACGTCGAGGCCACCCTGAAGGCGGCCGACGCGCAGTCGATCCCCCGGGACGGGCCGCTGCAACTGCGGGGCACCTTCACCGGCGGGACCGGCGGCACCTCCAGCGCCGTGAAGATCACGTTCGACCGCACCCAGGCCTCGGCCGAGTCACAGGAGATCGGGCCCGGCTCGGTCAACCTGATCACCGGCAACTACACGCTGTCGGACACCGACGTGTCGGTGGACTCGTTCGGCAGCGACCTCACCGTCACCCGCTCCTACAACACCCGGCGGGCCACCGAGACCGACTCGGCGAACATCTTCGGTCCGGGCTGGGTCTCCGGAGCGGTGGTCGACGAGGCCGGCGCGCCGTACACGTCGCTGACCGTCTACGGCTCGCTGGTGCAGGTCGGGCTGCCGGAGGGCGACACGATCGGCTTCGCCAAGCGCACCGCCACCGTGTTCGACCCGGAACTCGGCATGGAAGATCTCAAGCTCTCGTACGACGGCACCGCCGACCGGTACACGCTGACCGACCTGGACGGCAACACCACGCTGTTCACCCGGGTCACCGGCTCCGCCGCCGGGAAGTACGCCCCGACCTCGGTGACCGTGCCGGGCAGCAACCAGACCACCACGCTGAGCTGGGAGACGGCCACCGTCGACGGCAAGGAGGTCGTCCGGCCGACCCGGATGCTCGCGCCGGTGCCCGACGGGGTCAACTGCGCCACCCTCACCCGGGGCTGCCGCGCGCTGACCATCACCTACGCCACCGCCACCACGGCGACCGGCACCAGCGAATCGGCGCTGGGCGACTACCTCGGCCGGGTGAAGGAGATCTCCTTCACCGCCTGGGACCCGGACCTCGCCACCCCGGCTATGCGCACCGTGCCGATGGCCCGCTACGCGTACGACAACACCGGCCGGCTCCGCGCGACCTGGGACCCGCGGCTGGACTGGACCGACGCGAGCGGCCTGCACCACCTGTCCGACCGGTACACCTACGACACCACCGGCCTGCTCAAGACGGTCACCCCCAACAGCCAGCCGCCGTGGTACCTGACCTACTCCGTCCTCCCCGGTGACCCGGGCGCGGGCCGGGTGGTCTCGGTCTCCCGGGGCCTCAGCGTCACCGGTCCGTCCGGTGCCGGCCCGATGGTCTCGTCGGTCATCCCCTGGACCGGCCGGCTCTGTCTCGACCTCGCCTCGTCGAACACCACCGACGGCAACAAGGTGCAGGTCTACAGGTGCAACGGCAGCAACGCGCAGAACTGGGAGTTGCGCAGCGACGGCACGGTCCGGGCGTTGGGCAAGTGCCTGAACGTCGACGCCTCGGGCACCACTCCGGGCACGCCGGTCAACATCTGGACCTGTGACGGGTCCGCCCGGCAGCAGTGGGCGCTGGGCGCCAACGGCTCGTTGGTCAACCCGAACTCCGGCGCCTGCCTCGACGACCCGGACTTCGCCACCGCCGACGGGACGCAGGTGCAGATCGCGACCTGCAACGGCAGCATCGCGCAGGTCTGGTCGGGCACGGTTTCCACGGTCGTCTACAAGGTGCCGACCGCCGGCACCGGCGCCCCGTACGACCTGTCCGGAGCGCAGACCACCCGCTGGTACCAGAACGAACAGCCCACCGACGCCACCGCCGTCTTCCCGCCCACCCAGATCCCGGGCGGTCGGCCGGACAACGGCACGCTGCCGCCCTCCTGGGAGCGGGCCACCGTCACCTACCTGGACGCCAACGCCCGCGCGGTGAACACCGCCCAGCCGGGCGGGCACATCAGCGCCACCTGGTACGACCAGTTCGGCAACGTCGTCCGGACGCTGACGGCCGGCAACCGGGCCCGGGCGCTGAACGCCAGCGCCACCGACGACGCGGCGACGGAGACCGCGCTCGCCCGCGCCCTGTCCACCCTGAACAGCTACTCCGCCGACGGGCAGCGGCTCCTGCAGACGCAGGAGCCGGAGCACGACGTGATGCTGGCCGACGGCACCACGGTGCGCGGGCGCAAGTTCACCAGCCGGACCTACGACCAGGGTGCGCCGACCACGGGTGCGCCGTACCACCTCGTCACCACGGAGGACGTCGGCGTCAAGTGGTACCCCAACGGGGTGGAGACCAACTCCGACATCCGGACCACCACCACCGCGTACGACTGGACGCTGCGCCAGCCCACCGCGGTGACCGTCGACCCGGCCGGACTGGCCCAGACCACCCGGACCACGTACGACCCGATCACCGGTCTGGTCACCTCCACCACAGCCCCGGCGGGCGGCACGACGACCAACACGCCGGCCACCCGGCAGACCATCTACTACCGGGCCACCTCCGGTTCCGGCTACGCCGAATGTGATCTCAAGCCGGAGTGGGCAAACCTGGTCTGCCGGGTGCAGTCCGGCGGTCAGGCGGCCAGTGGCCCCGAGCTGCCGGCGACGGTGACCACCTATGACATGTTCAACCAGTCGCGGGTGGTGACCGAGAAGACCAGCGCCGGCACGCTCCGGACGACCACCACGACCTACGACGGCGCCGGTCGGGCGTACGAGACCGCGGTGAGCGCACCGGGGCTCGGCACCGCCGTCCCGGTCACCCGCAACGTGTACGACCAGGCCACCGGTCAACTGCTGCGGACCCAGTCCGTGGTCAGCGGCTCGGTGACCGCGCAGGTGGTCCGGGCCTACGACGCGCTGGGCCGGACGACGTCGTACACCGACGCCGACGGCAACGTGTCGACCACGACCTACGACCTGATGGGCCGGACGAAGACCAGTCACGACGGCAAGGCGCAGCGGACGTACACCTATGACGGCGGCACCGAACGGCGTGGCCTGCTCACCTCGGTGGACGACACCGAGGCCGGCTCGTTCTCCGGCAGCTACGACGCCGACGGGGGCCTGGTCTCGGAGTCCTGGCCGAACGGGGTGCAGGTCAGCACCGAGACCGACGAGACCGGCACGCAGGTCGGCCTGACGTATGTCAAGCCGGGCTGCGCGGCCACCGACTGCACCCTCTACACCGAGTCGGTGACGGAGTCGGTGCACGGGCAGTGGCGGGACCACTCGTCCACGCTCTCCGGCCAGCGTTACACCTACGACGCGGTCGGCCGGCTGACCAGCCTGGCCGACGAGATCGGCGGCCAGTGCGCCACCCGGTCGTACGGCTTCAGCGTCTCGTCGAACCGCAACTCGGCCACCGAGTACGGCCCGGCTTCCGACGGCGGCTGCCAGACCACGACGGCGGCGTCGTCGCGGACCTGGACGTACGACACCGCCGACCGGGTCAACACCGCCGGGTACGTCTACGACGCCCTCGGCCGGACCACCACGGTCCCGGCCGTCGACACGGGCAACCCGGCGGGTGGGAACGTCACCGCGACCTACCACGTGACCGACCTGGTCGACACCGTCACCCAGAACGGCCGGACCACCGATTACACCCTCGACGTCACCGGCGAGCGGATCCGCTCCTGGACCGACAACGCCTCGGGCACGGCGGTCCAGGCGGTCAACCACTACGACGGCGACGACGACAGCCCCTGTTGGACCCAGGAGGACACGGACACCTTCACCCGACCCCTGTCCGGCCTCACCGGGATGGCCGGCATCTTCGACGGTGGGAGCGGTGAGGTTGCCTGGCACCTGACCAACCTGCACGGGGACCTCGTCGCCGAGCTGGACAACACCGGTGAAGGGCTGGCCCGCACCACGGAGGCCAGCGAGTACGGCACCCCGCGCAACGAGGGTGACATCGGCACCGAGCGGTACGGCTGGCTCGGCGCCAAGCAGCGGGCCGCCGACGTGCCGTCGGGCATCATCCTGATGGGTGTCCGGCTCTACAACCCGACGACTGGCCGGTTTCTCCAAGAAGACCCGGTGTACGGCGGTAGCGCAAACGCGTACGAGTACTGCGCCGGCGATCCGGTCAACTGTTTCGATCTGGATGGCAAGCGCGCCGAGTGCGGATGCAGCAGCGACAGTGGATGGAGGGGGCCGGTAAAGAGGTTCTTCCGGCGGGTTATCGACCGTGGCAAGGAGCTCAACCGGAGGTTCTTCAACTGGCAGCTCAACACAATTTTCCGCGGAATCTCTTACGGAGTCAGGGCTTATCGGGCAGCCAGAGGTTTCATTCGGAATACACGAATCCGGTGCCTTCGGTTTCCAAACGTCGGCGGCTTCGGCTGTGACCTTCGGTACAAGGGGACCCGCAAGTTCGGGATCCACTACCATAAGGTGCACGGGAGGTGGCGTCCGCATTATCATCGTCGCCCAGGCATCGGCAAGCATCGTCCATGGGAGGGCGGATGGTGA
- the msrA gene encoding peptide-methionine (S)-S-oxide reductase MsrA: MFLRRMKAEMTTPDKALPGRPIAMPIGDRHEVLPSSLKGPFPEGSQVAVFGMGCFWGAERLFWTLPGVITTSAGYAGGYTANPTYEEVCSGMTGHAEVVQVVYDPSKISYEDLLKVFWENHDPTQGMRQGNDVGTQYRSAIYTTTDEQRKTAEASRDAFAPIVARAGKGEITTEIEPLGDYYFAEDYHQQYLAPTKNPNGYCNHGPNGLSCPVGVARTA, from the coding sequence GTGTTCCTTCGCCGCATGAAGGCCGAGATGACCACCCCCGACAAGGCGCTGCCCGGCCGCCCGATCGCGATGCCGATCGGCGACCGGCACGAGGTGCTGCCGTCCTCGCTGAAGGGCCCGTTCCCCGAGGGCTCGCAGGTCGCCGTCTTCGGGATGGGATGTTTCTGGGGCGCCGAGCGACTGTTCTGGACCCTGCCCGGGGTGATCACCACCTCGGCCGGTTACGCGGGCGGCTACACCGCGAACCCGACGTACGAGGAGGTCTGCTCGGGGATGACCGGGCACGCCGAGGTCGTCCAGGTCGTCTACGACCCGTCCAAGATCAGCTACGAGGACCTGCTGAAGGTCTTCTGGGAGAACCACGACCCGACCCAGGGCATGCGCCAGGGCAACGACGTGGGCACCCAGTACCGCTCGGCGATCTACACCACCACCGACGAGCAGCGGAAGACCGCCGAGGCGTCCCGGGACGCGTTCGCGCCGATCGTGGCGCGGGCCGGCAAGGGCGAGATCACCACGGAGATCGAGCCGCTCGGTGACTACTACTTCGCCGAGGACTATCACCAGCAATATTTGGCGCCGACGAAGAACCCGAACGGCTACTGCAACCACGGGCCGAACGGGCTGAGCTGCCCGGTCGGGGTGGCGCGTACCGCCTGA
- a CDS encoding helix-turn-helix domain-containing protein — protein MAGSALVELFAGELRRARSAAGLSQESLGQQISYSGSLIAAVEQGRRLPRPDFTARCDEALRTDGLLGRIREQLSREVLLPWFREWARIEQEATVLRSYQPLVVPGLLQTEEYARALLTGAGRFTDEQAEQLVAARLERQAVLGRPTPPQLVVVLDEFVLRRPVGGPAVMGAQLAHLAEVGRRFHVHLHVVPVAAGAYPGLNGAFVVATTADGEDVAYLDNQLQGHAVSHGPDVLSLLRTWESVRAEALPARASADLIEEAARAWS, from the coding sequence GTGGCGGGTTCGGCACTGGTGGAGCTGTTCGCCGGGGAACTGCGTCGGGCGCGCAGCGCGGCCGGGCTGTCCCAGGAGTCGTTGGGGCAGCAGATCAGCTATTCGGGGTCGCTCATCGCGGCGGTGGAGCAGGGGCGGCGACTGCCCCGACCGGACTTCACCGCCCGCTGCGACGAGGCGCTGCGCACCGACGGGCTGCTCGGCCGCATCCGGGAGCAGTTGAGCCGCGAGGTGCTGCTGCCCTGGTTCCGCGAGTGGGCGCGGATCGAGCAGGAGGCGACGGTGCTGCGGTCGTACCAGCCACTCGTCGTCCCGGGCTTGCTCCAGACCGAGGAGTACGCGCGGGCGCTGCTCACCGGCGCCGGCCGGTTCACCGACGAGCAGGCCGAGCAGTTGGTGGCCGCCCGGTTGGAACGCCAGGCCGTGCTGGGCCGCCCGACGCCGCCGCAGCTCGTCGTGGTCCTCGACGAGTTCGTGCTGCGCCGCCCGGTCGGCGGGCCGGCGGTGATGGGCGCCCAGCTCGCCCACCTGGCCGAGGTCGGCCGTCGGTTCCACGTACACCTGCATGTCGTGCCGGTCGCCGCCGGCGCCTACCCGGGCCTCAACGGCGCGTTCGTGGTCGCCACCACCGCCGACGGCGAGGACGTGGCCTACCTGGACAACCAGCTCCAGGGGCACGCGGTGTCGCACGGCCCGGACGTACTATCGCTGCTGCGGACCTGGGAGTCGGTGCGCGCCGAGGCGTTGCCCGCCCGGGCGAGCGCCGACCTGATCGAGGAGGCGGCACGGGCATGGAGCTGA
- a CDS encoding DUF397 domain-containing protein, translated as MELTGARWRTSTRSSGNGGDCVEVADNLPGVVAVRDSKDRSGPALAFPPAAWRAFVAGPPTR; from the coding sequence ATGGAGCTGACCGGAGCGCGGTGGCGCACCAGCACCCGCAGCAGCGGCAACGGCGGTGACTGCGTCGAGGTGGCCGACAACCTGCCGGGCGTGGTCGCGGTACGCGACAGCAAGGACCGGTCAGGGCCGGCGCTGGCCTTCCCGCCGGCCGCCTGGCGGGCCTTCGTCGCCGGCCCGCCCACCCGCTGA
- a CDS encoding HIT family protein, whose translation MSGCVFCGIVAGEVPAFRVADEPDGVAFLDTRPVFKGHVLVVPRTHLVALTDLPTDDLAGYFGLVQRIAGAVESGLGSGGTFVAQNNKVSQSVPHLHTHVVPRTKGDGLRGFFWPRHRYADDAEAQTYADRVAAALSAG comes from the coding sequence ATGAGTGGGTGCGTGTTCTGCGGGATCGTGGCCGGCGAGGTGCCGGCCTTCCGGGTCGCCGACGAGCCGGACGGAGTGGCGTTCCTGGACACCCGACCGGTCTTCAAGGGCCACGTGCTGGTGGTGCCCCGCACCCACCTGGTCGCCCTCACCGACCTGCCGACCGACGACCTGGCCGGCTACTTCGGTCTGGTCCAGCGGATCGCCGGGGCGGTGGAGTCCGGTCTGGGGTCCGGCGGGACGTTCGTGGCGCAGAACAACAAGGTGTCCCAGTCCGTCCCCCACCTGCACACCCACGTGGTGCCCCGGACCAAGGGCGACGGGCTGCGCGGCTTCTTCTGGCCCCGCCACCGCTATGCCGACGACGCCGAGGCGCAGACGTACGCCGACCGGGTCGCCGCCGCGCTGTCCGCTGGCTGA
- a CDS encoding nucleotidyl transferase AbiEii/AbiGii toxin family protein, with translation MDALHQRLLRIGFEAGDDLGLVLAGGYALSAHHLLSRPSKDIDFATSTALPLSTVVTRLTSAYVAAGFHCVLVEATNRMARLIVSSESVACEVDVLKEAIGPPAALSVGPVLSLNDAVGLKVRALHDRAAHRDYVDIRAANQRLSCRELETLGARHTPGFALEELADRLGGVDELDDETFEAYGLNEQEIHDLRIWALRWEADIRTRLASGDTGPAGVAESEWDAYLDEV, from the coding sequence ATGGACGCTCTCCACCAGCGGCTACTGCGCATAGGCTTCGAAGCAGGAGACGACCTCGGGTTGGTACTGGCGGGCGGCTACGCCCTTTCGGCACACCACCTGCTCAGCCGGCCGTCGAAGGACATCGACTTCGCAACCTCCACCGCTCTGCCGCTGTCGACGGTGGTCACCCGCCTCACGTCAGCCTACGTGGCGGCTGGCTTTCACTGCGTGCTGGTAGAGGCGACAAATCGGATGGCCCGCCTGATCGTGTCCAGCGAGAGCGTGGCCTGTGAGGTCGATGTACTCAAGGAGGCGATCGGTCCTCCCGCCGCCCTGAGCGTAGGGCCTGTGCTGTCTCTGAACGATGCTGTCGGCCTGAAGGTGCGAGCCCTGCACGACCGAGCCGCCCACCGCGATTACGTCGACATTCGCGCGGCCAACCAGCGCCTGAGCTGCCGGGAACTCGAGACGCTGGGAGCCCGACACACGCCCGGCTTCGCACTGGAGGAGCTGGCCGACCGGCTCGGTGGCGTGGACGAACTGGACGACGAGACCTTCGAGGCGTACGGGCTGAACGAGCAAGAGATCCACGACCTGCGGATCTGGGCTCTTCGGTGGGAGGCCGACATTCGCACGCGGCTCGCGAGCGGGGACACCGGCCCGGCCGGCGTCGCGGAAAGCGAGTGGGACGCCTACCTCGACGAGGTCTGA
- a CDS encoding cystathionine gamma-synthase, with protein MSHGFETLAIHAGQDPEARTGAVIPPIYQTSTYAQDAVGAPRQGYEYSRSGNPTRDALQECLAALEGGPVGLTFASGLAAEDTLLRTVCKPGDHVVIPDDAYGGTYRLFAKVAERWGLEYTPAKVSDVDAVRAAIRPNTKIVWVETPTNPLLGIADIAALAAVAHEAGALLAVDNTFASPYLQQPIAHGADVVVHSTTKYVGGHSDVVGGALIAADRALGEELRYHQNAMGAVNGPFDAWLTLRGIKTLGVRMDRHCDNAERIAAYLEGHAKVAQVIYPGLPSHPGHEVAAKQMRRFGGMISFRAAGGEEQAVEVCNRTKLFVLAESLGGVESLIEHPGRMTHASAAGSPLEVPADLVRLSVGIETVDDLLADLEQALG; from the coding sequence ATGAGTCACGGCTTCGAGACGCTCGCGATCCACGCCGGCCAGGACCCGGAGGCCCGCACCGGCGCGGTGATCCCACCGATCTACCAGACCAGCACCTACGCCCAGGACGCCGTCGGCGCCCCGCGGCAGGGCTACGAGTACAGCCGCTCCGGCAACCCCACCCGGGACGCGCTCCAGGAGTGCCTCGCCGCGCTGGAGGGCGGCCCGGTGGGCCTCACCTTCGCCAGCGGCCTGGCCGCCGAGGACACCCTGCTGCGTACCGTGTGCAAGCCGGGCGACCACGTGGTGATCCCGGACGACGCGTACGGCGGCACCTACCGGCTCTTCGCCAAGGTGGCCGAGCGTTGGGGGCTGGAGTACACCCCGGCCAAGGTCTCCGACGTGGACGCGGTGCGGGCCGCCATCCGCCCGAACACGAAGATCGTCTGGGTGGAGACGCCCACCAACCCGCTGCTCGGCATCGCCGACATCGCCGCGCTGGCCGCCGTCGCCCACGAGGCCGGCGCGCTGCTGGCGGTCGACAACACCTTCGCCTCGCCGTACCTCCAGCAGCCCATCGCGCACGGCGCGGACGTGGTGGTCCACTCCACCACCAAGTACGTCGGCGGACACTCCGACGTGGTCGGTGGCGCCCTGATCGCCGCCGACCGCGCGCTCGGCGAGGAACTGCGCTACCACCAGAACGCGATGGGCGCCGTCAACGGGCCCTTCGACGCCTGGCTCACCCTGCGCGGGATCAAGACCCTCGGCGTACGGATGGACCGGCACTGCGACAACGCCGAGCGGATCGCCGCGTACCTGGAGGGGCACGCCAAGGTGGCCCAGGTGATCTACCCGGGCCTGCCGTCGCACCCCGGTCACGAGGTGGCCGCCAAGCAGATGCGCCGCTTCGGCGGCATGATCTCCTTCCGGGCGGCCGGCGGCGAGGAGCAGGCCGTCGAGGTCTGCAACCGGACCAAGCTCTTCGTGCTCGCCGAGTCGCTGGGCGGCGTGGAGTCCCTGATCGAGCACCCGGGCCGGATGACACACGCAAGTGCTGCCGGCTCGCCGCTTGAAGTTCCCGCCGATCTCGTGCGACTGTCTGTCGGCATCGAGACGGTCGACGACCTGCTCGCCGATCTGGAGCAGGCACTGGGCTGA